Proteins encoded together in one Lathyrus oleraceus cultivar Zhongwan6 chromosome 5, CAAS_Psat_ZW6_1.0, whole genome shotgun sequence window:
- the LOC127087841 gene encoding uncharacterized protein LOC127087841, which translates to MGGEGRVEIVSGKGCSRLFSSSFTSIRDLQPLDQMSPVSASPQVSSTAPFAGLVICVTGLSKEARNQVMEATERLGGQYSPNLHPQCTHLVVQNFGGCKFEHALKHGAKNGLFVVTLGWFVDSAKKNVRLTESLYSLKRYGDNNMYLDDFRGYTNTRNCLPARIHETTHSHRAEEFLRFSGKESNRNLDSTLSGCSIYVDPHISSELQNKVVESASREGASLVEQWFVGCNVSHVVTEGTSIQRYLGYSSNLVTPLWILKTAKEKQVQRLVNMSVDLARQVGLMLEDVHNGLSGKEVVKTKVHDELQGGKSEIGYEERQQIVSSAKNGVRSRRGRRMQTCQTPIRPITPNNLLDSICWSISEATSTASIYTDSFSAEDPSDNHTSIFFDAKGDAKDSDASFSNSTRPLTESEKSELVFKNHFLTILFPVDRFSEIGPSSRTFFNKNGFTCLQVLDHIHAFYQENMSSHEIEVAIHTDSRHADKLRSVYSSKETAEHGYAMFKRTEFLGSRSSFEMLKRVSGDNNSNVYELLLRA; encoded by the exons ATGGGTGGTGAGGGTAGAGTTGAAATTGTGAGTGGTAAAGGGTGCTCGAGGTTGTTTTCATCTTCATTTACTTCAATCAGAGATCTTCAACCATTGGATCAAATGTCTCCTGTTTCAGCTTCTCCGCAAGTGTCATCAACTGCTCCTTTTGCTGGTCTTGTTATATGCGTTACTGGCTTATCTAAAG AAGCAAGGAATCAGGTCATGGAGGCCACAGAGAGATTAGGTGGCCAGTATAGCCCCAATCTGCATCCTCAATGTACTCATTTGGTGGTTCAG AACTTCGGTGGATGCAAATTTGAGCATGCGCTGAAGCATGGAGCAAAAAATGGTCTCTTTGTTGTCACACTGGGTTGGTTTGTGGATAGTGCCAAGAAAAATG TAAGGTTGACCGAATCACTTTATAGTCTGAAGAGATATGGAGATAATAATATGTACTTGGATGATTTTAGAGGGTATACAAATACTAGAAATTGTCTTCCTGCGAGAATCCATGAAACAACACATTCTCATCGTGCTGAAGAATTTCTAAGATTCTCTGGTAAAGAGTCTAACAGAAATTTGGACTCAACTTTGTCTGGTTGCTCCATCTATGTTGATCCACACATTTCATCCGAATTGCAGAACAAG GTTGTCGAGTCTGCTTCAAGAGAAGGTGCTAGTTTGGTGGAACAATGGTTTGTTGGTTGCAATGTTAGTCATGTAGTGACTGAAGGGACATCCATTCAAAGATATCTCGGATACTCTAGTAACCTCGTTACA CCACTGTGGATTCTCAAAACAGCTAAGGAGAAACAAGTGCAGAGGCTTGTTAACATGTCTGTTGATTTGGCGAGACAAGTTGGCTTGATGCTCGAAGACGTTCATAATGGCCTTTCAGGAAAG GAAGTAGTAAAGACAAAAGTCCATGACGAACTTCAAGGCGGTAAAAGTGAAATTGGCTACGAAGAAAGACAACAAATTGTAAGTTCGGCAAAAAATGGTGTTAGAAGTCGCCGTGGTCGTCGTATGCAG ACATGTCAGACGCCTATCCGGCCGATAACACCTAACAACCTTCTAGACTCTATCTGCTGGTCAATATCAGAGGCAACTTCAACTGCTTCCATTTACACAGACTCTTTCAGTGCTGAAGATCCTAGTGATAATCATACTTCAATATTTTTTGATGCAAAAGGGGATGCAAAGGACTCAGATGCTTCATTTTCGAACTCCACACGTCCTCTAACAGAAAG TGAGAAATCTGAGTTGGTATTTAAAAACCATTTTCTCACCATACTCTTCCCAGTTGACCGGTTTTCCGAGATCGGCCCTTCCTCAAGGACATTTTTCAACAAAAACGGTTTTACATGTCTTCAGGTGTTGGATCATATACATGCATTTTATCAG GAGAACATGTCAAGCCATGAAATAGAAGTGGCGATTCATACAGATTCAAGACACGCGGATAAGCTTCGATCAGTGTACTCGAGTAAGGAAACAGCGGAGCATGGTTATGCGATGTTCAAACGAACTGAATTTTTGGGGAGTCGTTCAAGTTTTGAAATGTTAAAGCGCGTGAGTGGAGACAACAACTCCAATGTGTATGAGTTATTACTTAGGGCGTAA